CTCCGATTAACTAACCAAACAAGTATTATCACGGACAAAATGAAGGAAAGACATAAAATCTTACAACAAACGCATACAAGTCCCTAAGACTTGTATTTTCGGACAAGCAAGGTACAATACAGATCTCCATGAGAATAGGGACAGAGAAAGAAACCATGGCACACCATCCTTCATCCAAATAGCATCTCGGCGTGCGGGCGCAACTTCTTGCACACCACCTGGATGGTATGCATCGACACCCCAGTGACCTTTGCCACATCACTGGCGACTGGCCTATTGTCATCGCTGTGCTCTAGGACCATGCACACGATGCCGGCTGCTATGGACTCGCCGGTGTTTCGCATGCCAAGGTCGTCCTCCTCCAGCCGTCTCGCCGCCTCCTTAGCCGCTGCGACTTCCTGACCACTCATATCAAGTTGCTTACCAAAGTGGTACAAATAGCTCGATGCGCGCACCACACCGACTCCCGTCAGCCCGACGCCCTCCTCCCCGAGGTGCTTCCTGATGCGCGAGGTTAGCTTTGCGATTTCCTTTCTTGCCGCCAAGCCTTCAGCCGTTGCCGAAGCTAGCTCATTGATCGACCGCGGTGAGCCCTCGCTACGGCATGTGATGGCGAGGCACGCTGCATATAGAAGATCATTATTTCAGTGGTTGGTCTTGCTGGGAACCGGCGGCCATGCCCTATCCTTCTCCATCTTCCTGAACACCTCCTTGGCACGGTCTTGGATGGCCGGTGCAATCCCAAGGCAACCCGCCATGCGAGAGATGGCGGCATCGGACCCTTCAGCCCCACCTAGGCCCTGCACAGGCCCAAGTCTGAGCGTGAGGTCGACATGCACCATCGGGATGTGCGTCTGGCACCGCTTCTTTCCCATGGTTTGAGTGGGCGGAATCGAAGTTGTAGTTGATCGTTGTCGCCGGCGTGACACCGCTGTAGTCCGGGCGATGCTACATGTCTAAGTGGGCGACGCCTGGCCCCGCAAGCGTATTGGTGTCCATTGGGTGGCACCAATTGGACCAAGTATTGTGTGGGTGGAGGCGACTGCCGGCATGCCATTTATATAGGGGAGGTTGGCGGCTTGGCGCAGCACACCCTCGTGTTGGTCGTCCATTCTCAATTGTACGGCCTAGATCATAGTTAATAGatctttccttttatttttctttacatgttTAGTTCTTTTGGTTTGCTAAATATACAAAGTCTAGAAGTTTCCGAGCCGCTAGATGTCTCTGCGCAGACATTCCAGGCACGATAGGGGGGATGCGTTGTCGCATATATTATTTCAACCTTGATCAAACGCTTATTCCAATTCATTACTTTTACTTTTCTGTTGCAATCAAATCTACCATATACTTATTCTTTTAATCCTTGTAActattccctccgttccatattataatagcatttttgacactacactagtgtctagtgtaaaaaaacgctcttatattatgagacgaagggagtagcagactgataatccccaagtggagGGAATcctcgtagcaattcccaatggtggaagtgataagtatggagtgtcgaacccacaagaagctaaaggtaagatcaatattctctcaagtcctatctgccactgatacgactatacgtgcaccgaacgtttgcttccaactagaaacgagaaataaaactacgttgtgggtatgaagaggataactttccATGATATCGgggagctaaaacataaaagtaggtgatgttatcataaagttagaatatattactaaatattataaatagcgagcgTGGAATAATGGATCGGTGTGctgaattgtcctaggcaattgttaaaaagaccgatagtcgtcattgcaatttcatatgagggagaggcataagctaacatactttctcttcttgggtcatatgcacttatgattggaactctagcaagcatccgcaactactaaatatcattaaggtaaaacccaaccatagcattaaagcatcaagtcccctttatcccatacgcaacaacccccttattcggatttatgcttctgtcactcaagcaacctactataagcgaatcataaacgtattgcaacaccctacagcgggaatccctcacacttgcgcgacacggagggcacaataggacaacaccaaaataaaacatgcaactcataccaatctagatcatcaatcaacccaaagacaaaggatatctactcaaaacatcataggatggcaacacatcattggatcataatatgtggcataaagcaccatgttcaagtagggattacagcggggtgcgggagagtggactgcgtaaaagagatgaggatggtgatgatgatggtgatgttgatgaagacgatcaccgcaacgatgattcccctcccgatggcactccgacgccaccgagagagaggaggagaggttctcccacttgtgcttcctcctccatggcctccccctggatggggagaggttctccctctgatccttggccttcatggcgatgatggcccctccgggatcctcctccatggcctccagtgatgatggccctttccggcagggtgtcggagagggcctagattgatttctcgtggctacagaggcttgcggcggcggaacttcctatctaggttaatttctggaggtttttgtatttataggagaggatggcgtcgagaacaagtcagggggcctcacagggagtccacgaggcagggggcgcgccccagggggggtggccgcgccctccaccctcgtggggcccacgggactcccctccggtaactcttcattcaaggtattttttatatttttcagaaaaattctccgttgattttcattgcattccgagaactttcatttctgcacaaaaacaacaccacggtagttctgctgaaaacagcgtcagtccgggttagttctaatgaaatcataccaaaatcatataaaattattgtaaacatggcatgaatacttcataaattatagatacgttggagacgtatcacagactAGTGAGATTGACAACCTCGATAGTTCTGGTGGGGGACAAGGTAGttttgtatgtgtgtgtatgtgttgatcATTGTGTGTGTTACTAAACTCTtgttggttcgataaaccttgatcTCACTTAAGGAAAATTGCTGCTTCCTACAAAGCCTTGCACTTGGGAGATCAACACCTTTCTTGGTTGAGAGGAAGCACAGAGCCAAGAGACCTTTCCTCTATAAGACATAATCTCCAATGCTAGGACGTGGATACCAATGGAACACATCATATAGGGAAGGTATCATTTTTTTTCAAACATCGACTTTAACCTGGACAACCCATTGGTCCACACTTACGTAGAAAAATACCCAAATGTAACCAAACCCTCAAAGAGCCACTACCCTAACTTCAGTAAACCACCAATAGCCCATCTCATTTTTCTCTACCTTCTAAAACTGATAATGCTTTTTGGAAATATGAAACTGGCAATATTGATGAAACATAGCTGGCGATTTCTCCTTGTCACGATCTCAGAACATTTGTTTCCTTTTTTGCGGGAAACAATGTTTGTGTCCTAATACATTGGACCTACCATATGCATCAAGGAAAGTAATAAATGCCCAGAAATAGCACGAAACAAAAAAAAGATTCACATCGATGAGTAAATTTATAATTTACAATTATCTCTATTTAGCTCTGATTAACTAATCAAACAAGTATTATCACTGACAAAATGAAGGAAAGACATAAAACCTTACAACAATCCTGTACAAGTCCCTAAGACTTGTATTTTCGGACAAGCCGGGCGGATCTCCATGAGAGTAGGGACAAAGAAAGAAACCATGGCACACCATCCTTCATCCAAAGAGAAGCTCGGCGTGCGGGCGCAACTTCTTGCACACCACCTGGATGGTATGCATCGACACGCCAGTGACCTTCACCACGTCATTGGTGACGAGCCTCTTGTCATtgtcgtgtgatacgtctccaacgtatctacttttcctaacgcttttcctcttgttttggactctaatttgcatgatttgaatgaaactaaccccagactgacgctgttttcagcagaactactatggtgttgtttttgtgcagaaataaaagttctcggaatggaacgaaactttgcgaggattttttatataataaaagaggatttctggagccaagagccaccggagggggggcacctaggtgggcacaacacaccagggcgcgcccaggtgggttgtccccacctggtggcctcgcagaccctgaaaccgatgctataaaatcctatttttccagaaaaatcagggagaaagaattatcacgttccacgagacggagccgccgtcacctcctgttcttcatcgggaggccagatctggagtccgtttgggactCCAGAGAGGGGGGTctttgttcttcatcatcaccaacccttctccatcgtcaattccatgatgctccccaccgggagtgagtaattccttcgtaggctcgctggtcggtgaggagttggatgagattcatcatgtaatcgtgttagttttgtgagggcttgatccctagtatccactgtgttctaagattgatgttgctatgacttttccatgcttaatgcttgtcactttgggcccgggtgccatgatttcagatctgaaccatttatgttatcaccattatatccatattCTAgacccgatcttgcaagttatagtcacctactacgtgttatgatccggcaaccccggagtgacaatagttgggaccactcccggtgatgaccataggttgaggagttcatgtattcaccgtgtgctaatgctttgttccggttctctattaaaaggaggccttaatatcccttagtttccaataggaccccgctgccgcgggagggtgggacaaaagatgtcatgcaagttctttccataagcatgtatgactatttacggaatacatgcctacattatattgatgaactggagctagtgccgtatcgccctaggttataactgtctcatgatgaatatcatccaacaagtcaccgatccaatgcctacgaatttatcttatattgttcttgctaagttactactgctatcgttactgttgcacttgctacaaaaatactgctaacactgttaccgttactattgttgctgtcactactatcaaaactatcatactactttgctactaatcactttgttgtagataattaatcttcaggtgtggctgaattgacaactcagctgctaatacttacaaatattattcggctccccttgtgccgaatctataaatttgggttgaatactctaccctcgaaaactattgtgatcccctatacttgtgggttatcaccgtgcTCTAGGACCGTGCGGACGTGCCGACCACTATGGACTTGCCGGTGTTTCGCACGCCAAGGTCGTCCTCCTCCAGCCATCTCGCCGCCTCCTTGGCCACCGCGACTTCATGACCACTCATATCAAGCTGCCTGCCAAAGTGGCATAGATAGCTCAATGCGCGCACCACACTGACGCCCATCAGCCCGGCACCCTCCTCCCCGAGGTGCTTCCTGATGCACGCGGTTAACTTTGCGATTTCCCTTCTTGTCGCTGAGCCTTCAGCCATCGCCGAAGCTAGCTCATTGATCGACCGCGGTGAGCCCTCGCTACGACATGCAATGGCGAGGCGCGCCGCGTAGAGTTGATCATTATTTTGGTGGTTGGTCTTGCCGAGAACTAGTGGCCATGCCCTGGCCTTCGCCATCTTCCTGAACACCTCCTTGGCACAGTCTTGGATGGCTGGTGCAATCCCAAGACAACCCGCCATGCGAGAGATGCAGCATCAGACCCCTCAGCCCCACCTAAGCCCTGCATAGGCCCAAGTATGAGCTGAGGTTGACATGCTCCATCGGGATGTGCGTCGTGCACCGCTTCTTGCCCATGGTTGAGTCGGTGATATCGAAGTTGTAGTTGATCATTGTCGCCGGCGTGACACCGTTGTAGTCCATGCGATGCTACATGTCTAAGTGGGTGACGCCTGGCCCCGCAAGCATACTGGTGTCCATTGGGTGGCACCATGTGGACCAAATAGTGTGTGGGTGGAGGCGACTACCGGCATGCCATTTATATAGGGGAGATCGACGTGGCACACCCTCATGCTGGTCATCCATTCTCAATTGTATGGCCTAGAACATAGATAATAgatatttcattttattttctttacatGTTTAGTTCTTATGGTTTGCTAAATATACAAAGTCTAGAACTTTCTGAGCCGCTAGATGTCTCTGCGTAGACATTTCAGGCACGTAGGGGGATGCGCTGTCATAAGGGAATGCCCTATCTCAAGTCAGGtattaagagcatctacaaccggactcgACAAATCCGGCTCCCTATACGTCCACGAACGCATTCGGATTGCCTCTCATATTTCGTATCCGGTATTCACATACCTCAAATCCGGACTCGCAAATCAATGCATGTCCATCATACATGTCAATGTTGCACGTAAATAACAAATGTTGGTAGCAAGAATACATAGTTCTTACATATATTTATTTtaagtgcacaactcaaacattagCTCTTTGGTTTCGATTGTGAGTCCACATATGCTCCACAAAATCACTTGGTAGCTGTGTGTGCACCTGATgatctcgaagattctgatgcatcCATAGAAAGTTCATAAGTTGATTTACATCTTGATCTCGGGATTTAAACTTGTTCTCAAGGTGCTTCAAAATCATTGGTTTGGGTAACACCATCACCCTCGTCCccgacaatcatattgtgcaaaatAACACAAACATGTCATCAGCTACCATAAAGTTGATTCCCACATCATTGTAGCTCCATGAAATTCCCCAACGATCTTGAAGCGCTCTGAaggccctctccacatccttcctagtcGCTTCCTGCATTGTTATGAAGTGGCTTTGTTTTTTGTCATGTGGTttggatatggtcttcacaaacgccgcCCACCGAGGATAGATGTCATCAGCAAGATAGTCTCCAATGTTGTAGTCACGGCCGTTGACAATGTAGTTGCACGGCGGTGATTCCCCATTACAAAGCCTCTTGAACATGGGAGAttgttgaagcacgttgatgtcaATGTGAGAACCCGACAgtccaaagaaagcatgccaaatccataagtcatgtgatgtcactgcttctagtatgatggtgtcctctttggtgtgaccttgatacattccccGCAAACCTTTGGTGCAGTTCTTCCATTGTCAATGCATGCAACAATTGATCAGAGCATTCCTGGAAACCCTCTGgcctctccaatagccaacaacCTTTTTGTGTCCTGCACATTTGTTTCTCTCAGATACACTGCTCCAAACACCCGCACCATGGCGCGGGCAAACTTGAcagtagtcttcatgcatgtgctcTCCCCATGCAGACCATCTCACCGACGGCATCGACGGAAGTACTAAGTGCAAGCATCCTCGGAACAGCCGTGCATTTCTACTTAGAGAGAAAGAAAGTTGGTTGCATCAATCCCTTGTGAGGTTGAAGTATTCATCATGTGCCTTCACTCCCTCTACAATGCGCAAAAACAATGGTTTCCTCATGTGAAAACAGCGATGAAGCCATGGATCATCTGGGAAATTTGGGTCTAGAGCAAAGTACTCCTTGTGCAGTAGTTGTGCTCCGGAGACCCTATCCCGATTGATCAATCCTCTCCCTTTCattgagcccttgaagttgagGATATGCTCCACCTACGGGTacatttcctcttgcatgctcatgagcatgatcatgtccacttcttcgtccaaatccaacgaatcgaagaactcatcttgaatcatttTATCAAGCTCCATCAGTCCATACTTCTCATCCAACGAAGAATTATAATTCATTATTTTCCCTACAAATAAATCACAAAAAACAGGTTAGACAATGTATCAAACACATAGAGCGCAAGGGGCAACCCGAGGGTTGCCGGACATACCACGGTGGCGTCCGGGGCGGCGACGATGTCCGCGGTGGCGAGCATGGGAGAGAGGACTATTGTGGCAGTGCTAGTGGCACAGAGGCTCAGAAGGGTTGCGAAGCAAGGGTGGCGGCGGAGCTGCGAGACGTCCACCGCAGAGGTGAAAGAAGAGATGAGAGAGCAAATGGATCTGGTAGGTCGAggggtggatttggtgcaatttgtggTGCGGTATGCCTGTTGGGTCTGATGTGGCGGACGTGACCAGACATCCTCATATCTGCCCTACATTTGGGCTGGATACGAGGGGTGCCAGTCCCGGTCACTGACTAGGCCGACCGCCCAGGCGTATGGAGGGGGTGGGTTTGAGGCCCCCGGCAGTAGATGCTCTAACTTAGAAAAAAATTGTTTAGTGACAACTGCAACACGATGACTTTTAAGCAAATGagtaaataattactgtttttgaTATTTACTCATATCAGTGTGGGGAATCTTGTATCAACACTCTTATGATAGGTTTATTTTTTGAAAAGACCTTTTAAATTTTGAACACATCTCGAGGTTTCAGGTATGTGATGTTCGAAACTTCCGGGGACGTTGCTTTTTCTTCCAATAGTCATATTTTTAGGCATGCCTATGTAAGACACCCCTATACCTTGGGTGGTAATAGGCTTCGAGACCATTTACTATAATAGAACAATCTTTGCATCTTAGCTCTTTCACTCCCTTTGTTCTACCCATCCTTTatgagaagagagagagggagaggagatgAGTTCTTGACTTATTTCTTAAAAATATTTAGAAAGAGTTCAAACCAAGTGATTTCTACAAGGTTTTTGTTCTTTTGGAGGGTGTGCCTCTTCTAGAGATTGGAGTCACTTGGAAGCCTTCGAATTATGAAGGAGACAAAAGATTGTGAAGATAAAGCGATTGCggatacgtctcaaatgtatctataagttttgaatATTCATGCTATATTCAGATCATTTGTATGTGCTCTCTTGGCACAATTTTATACCATACTTATTTGGACTACCATATTAATCTAGTGCAAGAGGACATACACTATTTCCTATTGTTTTGGGCTTTTAGGTGAAAATTTTATAGAGCCAGAAAAtcagttttttttctttcaaaatttAACTAAGGACTCCAACAGCTAGAAGATGGAGGCCGGGGGAGCCACCAAGTGGCCATGCACCCCCTCCACGTGCCCTAGGGGGCACGTGGGCCTACCATGTTGCCCCATGTAGGTCGGTTGATGCTctccttcggccgcaagaaagatcCTAAAATATCGGAAATTCGCTTAAACTTGCAGCGTCATCGGAGTCACACATCTCTGCTTATTAAAGAGATAGTGTTTCGGCTCAAAACAATACCGAAAAtagagagaaatagagagaagagagattcaatcttggaggggctctcgcacTCCAAGATCCATGAGCACCAAGAAAAAGAGGTGGAAACCTCTCCCCACCTAGGggagaggccaaggaagaagaagaaggaaggggccTCTCTTCCCTCTCTTTTGGTGGTGTCGGAGTGCCGCCAAGGgaaccatcatcaccaccatcgtctccaccgccttcatcaacatctccatcaccttcctccctctgtattcagtggtccactctcccaaaACTGTCGCAATCCCTTCTTGAACATTGCGTTTGATGCCATCAACTATTATCCAATGATTTCTTGCATCTCCGTTATTGTTCAGTATATTCATTTTGTCCTATGGTTAATTGGTGATCTATTATGATTTATTTGAGTTGTATGTtgatatgttgttgtcctttggtgcccatcatatgagcgcgcataTACGTGGATCACACTTAGGGTTAATTGTATGTTGAGAAAACTATTCATAGGGCGGTCAGAGTAACATATATTATCAAGCCTTaacccacatgtctcatatactaccatatgGTATTGTATATACTACTTTATTATTATAAATATGTTCATAAATTATAATAACATATTCCAAAgtgagttacatgaaaaaattgcaagctaacccatgatttttattatatttgtgaaattgtacgtaaaaaagagcatccTACCACCCATGGGTAGTTACCCTTCTTATTTTCTATCATCAAACAGCATTGCAGAAAACAATGTGACAGTGAACAACCAAAAAATTTGAGATGATTATACAACAATAAAAAATACAGGTACTATCAGTTTCATgtcaaaaaaagaaacaaaattttGGTTTCTGCTTGCTAGCCTGATTACATGCAATCGTAATAGTAGTGCTCTTTTTTATAACATGCAGGACATCGTTAAGTACGCATGCAAGCAGCGACAAAGtccccataatgtaagatgttttttaacactgttaaaaaatgtcttacattatgggacggagggagtatttaataaATTAGTTAAAAAGGACATCTGTCGCCCGTCCGGATAAAATCCTGATCTTATATGTTATAAGTACTTTGTTTGGTGTAGTGAATCTGCAACTCTTTATGCGCCTATTCAACATGAAGATGTAATGATTTCCCCGCCCTGAATGTCCAATTCATTATAGACTGGCAAATAACATGCGTGACTAACATCACCTCAGCAATCCATGTCAGATTCCTTCAATTGGTTATTAACACGAGGCGATTCTTTCAGTACATTGCCACATGAATTTGTCAGATGACCTCACCTGACAAGAACGCAACACATTACCATGCCAATTTTCTAACTCTAAGTAATCCACATTGTGGGTTTCTGATTTAGTTTTTGGTCCAATTACCGTGAAATTAACTACTATTTCAGTTTTGAACCAGGCCATATTCTGGTTCCAGTTTCAATGAAATTCAACCAGATTTGAGTTTTGCCTAGCCCATATCGAAGTGTCGCCGCCTAGAGACAAAAGTTAGCGAAATTACCCTCTTGTTCATGAGATCGATCATTCACAGTAGTGTAGTTAGCAAACTGGATTATGTCTCAGACCACAGTTGATGAGTTTAACTGGAACAAACGAATCAAGCACGAATGGTTCTTCAGTACTTAGAAACGGAGTCCAACACAAACTTCACATGTCCGAGCTTAAGATAGTTGCCCAAGAAGAACACACACGTTCCGAACTGGACCTGCCAAAGAATGGGCGGGCGGTCAGGCGAAGAGCATCTGGGCGTGCGGGGTGAGGTCCTTGTGCGCCTCCTTGATGGTGCCCTCGGCGACGCCGGTGGCGACGGAGACGTCCTTGACGGCGGAGTTGGGGTTGGTGGCGCCGGCGCGCTGCACGACCATGTagatgacggcggcggcgatggactCGGGGTTGCGGCGCACGTCGAGGCGCTCCTCGAGCCTGCGCACGGCCTCCTGCGCGTCGCGCACCTCCTGGTTGCCCAGCCCGAGCCGCGAGCAGAAGCGGCGCAGGTAGTCGGAGGCGCTGACGACGCCGATGTCCATCACCTGGCCGTCCTCCTCCCCGAGGAGCTTCTTGATGTGCGTCGACATCTTGCCGATGTCCTTCTTGGCGGCCGGGCCGGCGGCCGTGACGGAGGCGAGCTCCTTGTAGGTGCGCGGCATGCCGAGGTTGCGGCAGGCGATGTAGAGGCAGGCAGCGTAGACCGAGTCGCGGTTCCGGCCGCGCGGGACGCCCTTGGCCTCGTCCAGCTTCTTGAACGTCTCCTTGGCGTGGTCCCGGATGGTGGCGACGAGGCCGAGCCGGTCGGCCATGTCGCCGATGCCGCGGAAGCCGTCGACGAGGGTCTTGTCGGAGGCCGCGCCGGCGCCGTCGCCGGACACGGACGTCCGCGGCAGGGCGCCGGCCTCGCCGGAGGACTTGCCGGGCTTCTTGTCGTAGGCGATGACGGTGGAGAGCTTGGCGTTGAGGAAGGGGTCCCCGGAGGCGCCGACGCGGCTGGGGTCGcggtcctcgccgccgccgtcgtcggcgAAGTTGCGCCACTCGAAGCCCTCGTCGATGTAGTGCGCGTCGAGGACGAGCGCGCACTCGGTGCAGATGGTGTCGCCGGTGCCGTGGTCCAGCACCACCTCCGTCGCGCGGCGGCAGTCCGGGCAGTAGACGCGCTCGTCGGCGCCGGTGGGCATCGTGGCGCGAGAAACTCTCGGGActtggttgcggcggcggcggcggcggctcggggaaAGTGCTGGGGAAAAGGGTTTGGGAAGCTGGGGCGGCTGGTATTTAAAGCCTCATAGGTCGGTGCGGCGAGTGGGCGTGCGCGCCACGGACCCGGAAGCGACTTCGACTCGTTTTGTGCACGGACGCGGCACGCTTTAAATTCACCGTATGATTTTTCTTATAAAGACTAGGCCCGTGCGTTACGACGGAAGGAAAATAATATCTCAGCATTCCCTATATCCCCGCACACACTCTTCCACGTCCTCTATGTGAACACAACGCCCGATCTATATTGTTGCTTAGCCTGTTTTCTGCCATCGTTGGCCCGCGAGATCTTGATAGTGGTGGAGTTGGTCGGTGTGGTGCCGACCACCCAACTGATGCCCTTTTCTCCTCCGGGTCCACCTCCGTCTTGAAGTTGTGTTTGCATTCTCATTTGGTTGCTACACGACGACCTTCGAGGCACGGTTGCTTCGACTATTCTCTCCTGCGACGATGTAACCGGAGGATTACTAATTGCAGCGCATAAATTTTGTTTGATTGGCATAATTAGCGCATAACCAGGCATGAATGTCCCTTCATTATCAGAGTTTATTCTCTTTGACTATTTTTGCGCTCATGTGCCCACATTTTTTATTAATTAGAGCAAAATCAGCATATTCTCTTTTATTAGCACATGCCCACAATTTTTTTAATTATAGGCTATAGCCAACCAGCATATTGTTTTTTATTGGCATGTGCAAGTTACCTCCGGCAATAATTTGTGGAGTACCACGTTCTGCACATGATTCTCGAGACAACTTCCTTATTGTCACACAACCTTCTTATTTCCAGACAACTTAGGCACATATAAAAACGGGTGTGATTTAGTATAAAATTCCAAGGTGAGACTGTTCCTATCATAGTTGCAAGTTATCTGAGTTTTGACTTTGTCCGTCGACACAATATGGAAGGTTCATAGTTCAATCCCCTCGCGCCCTTAATATTTTGCTTCTTGTCAGTGTGACAGAAAAAAGAAATTCGTGGTAGGCCCAGTTGGGGATAAGCGAAAAAATGGGGAACTATGCGTGGAATGGACGGAACAAAATCTATACGTATTTTTTTGCTTTTCGTTGGGCAGC
This DNA window, taken from Triticum aestivum cultivar Chinese Spring chromosome 1D, IWGSC CS RefSeq v2.1, whole genome shotgun sequence, encodes the following:
- the LOC123174767 gene encoding transcription initiation factor IIB-like; its protein translation is MGKKRCQTHIPMVHVDLTLRLGPVQGLACLAITCRSEGSPRSINELASATAEGLAARKEIAKLTSRIRKHLGEEGVGLTGVGVVRASSYLYHFGKQLDMSGQEVAAAKEAARRLEEDDLGMRNTGESIAAGIVCMVLEHSDDNRPVASDVAKVTGVSMHTIQVVCKKLRPHAEMLFG
- the LOC123174779 gene encoding transcription initiation factor IIB-1-like; translated protein: MGKKRCTTHIPMEHVNLSSYLGLCRACLAIACRSEGSPRSINELASAMAEGSATRREIAKLTACIRKHLGEEGAGLMGVSVVRALSYLCHFGRQLDMSGHEVAVAKEAARWLEEDDLGVRNTGKSIVVGTYVGDVSHDNDKRLVTNDVVKVTGVSMHTIQVVCKKLRPHAELLFG
- the LOC123174794 gene encoding transcription initiation factor IIB; its protein translation is MPTGADERVYCPDCRRATEVVLDHGTGDTICTECALVLDAHYIDEGFEWRNFADDGGGEDRDPSRVGASGDPFLNAKLSTVIAYDKKPGKSSGEAGALPRTSVSGDGAGAASDKTLVDGFRGIGDMADRLGLVATIRDHAKETFKKLDEAKGVPRGRNRDSVYAACLYIACRNLGMPRTYKELASVTAAGPAAKKDIGKMSTHIKKLLGEEDGQVMDIGVVSASDYLRRFCSRLGLGNQEVRDAQEAVRRLEERLDVRRNPESIAAAVIYMVVQRAGATNPNSAVKDVSVATGVAEGTIKEAHKDLTPHAQMLFA